A stretch of the Rhizomicrobium sp. genome encodes the following:
- a CDS encoding PaaI family thioesterase — protein sequence MSDDLFESETTRIPPGFRPMNWSRGFGRQVGPFYERDEKDGGFIRAFQVGEHHVNGMGNCHGGMLMAFADMVWGHSISNRRSHYWVTARMTTDFVAAAKLGDWVEGTSEMIGDADGFYTVKGRIWTGARTIMTGTGVFKVLGPRLTPHPAETGA from the coding sequence ATGTCAGACGATCTCTTCGAATCCGAGACCACGCGCATTCCGCCGGGCTTCAGGCCGATGAACTGGTCGCGGGGCTTCGGCCGTCAGGTCGGGCCGTTCTACGAGCGCGATGAGAAGGACGGCGGCTTCATCCGCGCCTTCCAGGTGGGCGAACATCACGTCAACGGCATGGGCAATTGCCATGGCGGCATGCTGATGGCGTTCGCCGACATGGTGTGGGGCCATTCGATCTCCAACCGCCGCTCGCATTACTGGGTCACCGCCCGGATGACGACCGATTTCGTCGCCGCCGCCAAGCTGGGCGACTGGGTCGAGGGCACGAGCGAGATGATCGGCGACGCGGACGGCTTCTACACCGTCAAGGGCCGCATCTGGACCGGCGCGCGCACGATCATGACCGGCACCGGCGTGTTCAAGGTGCTGGGCCCGCGCCTGACGCCGCATCCCGCGGAGACCGGCGCATGA
- a CDS encoding alpha/beta hydrolase → MSDTPILPPVPGLLPDTEKQMFTIQATQGPLADLDGAPPPAPKWFGDALAIKPESRFVEVSGAKIHYLRWGDRSRPGLLLVHGNAAHAHWWDFIAPFLARDYNVAAMDLSGMGDSDWRPGGYAMDLFAREEIAVCEDAGMFKLDEPPVIVAHSFGGFVTMLTGGLYGDRLAGVVIVDSPVNPPDRPGGPPDRPIKPHNIYPTLGAAMARFRLMPPQSCDNLYLVDWVARYSLKEVPKGDGQTGFTWKFDPAIWQRFSIGDTAERLKATRCRIAVFRGEHSVLLPPSIGEYMFNLLGRQAPVVEIPQAQHHIMLDQPLALVAALRALLADWEHSTATRKPLMGA, encoded by the coding sequence ATGAGCGACACGCCCATCCTTCCGCCGGTGCCCGGCCTGTTGCCCGACACCGAGAAGCAGATGTTCACCATCCAGGCAACCCAGGGGCCGCTCGCGGATCTGGACGGCGCGCCGCCGCCGGCGCCGAAATGGTTCGGGGATGCGCTTGCGATCAAGCCGGAAAGCCGGTTCGTCGAAGTCTCCGGTGCGAAGATCCACTATCTGCGCTGGGGCGACCGTTCGCGGCCCGGCCTGCTGCTGGTCCACGGCAACGCGGCGCATGCCCATTGGTGGGACTTCATCGCGCCGTTCCTCGCCCGCGACTACAATGTCGCCGCCATGGACCTGTCCGGCATGGGTGACAGTGACTGGCGTCCCGGCGGCTATGCGATGGACCTCTTCGCGCGGGAGGAGATCGCGGTCTGCGAAGACGCCGGCATGTTCAAGCTCGACGAGCCGCCGGTGATCGTGGCGCACAGCTTCGGCGGCTTCGTCACCATGCTGACCGGCGGGCTCTATGGCGACCGGCTGGCGGGCGTGGTGATCGTGGACTCGCCGGTCAATCCGCCCGACCGCCCCGGCGGGCCGCCGGACCGGCCGATCAAGCCGCACAACATCTATCCCACGCTTGGCGCCGCGATGGCGCGCTTCCGGTTGATGCCGCCGCAGAGCTGCGACAACCTCTACCTGGTCGACTGGGTGGCGCGGTATTCGCTCAAGGAGGTGCCCAAGGGCGACGGCCAGACCGGCTTCACCTGGAAGTTCGACCCGGCGATCTGGCAGCGCTTCTCCATCGGCGACACGGCGGAGCGGCTGAAGGCCACGCGCTGCCGCATCGCGGTGTTCCGCGGCGAGCATTCCGTGCTGCTGCCGCCTTCGATCGGCGAATACATGTTCAACCTGCTGGGCCGCCAGGCGCCGGTGGTCGAGATCCCGCAGGCTCAGCACCACATCATGCTGGACCAGCCCCTGGCGCTGGTCGCGGCGCTGCGCGCCCTGCTGGCCGACTGGGAACACTCCACGGCGACGCGCAAGCCCTTGATGGGGGCATGA
- a CDS encoding SgcJ/EcaC family oxidoreductase, whose product MTAGTEPAAITARFQDAWNTHDMAAFGDLFHPGATFVNRFGTYWRGVDQIVAGHARIHASIYRDSTLAIDAPDIDPIGDEAAILHFWTRLSAGAAHPAGPHQVDTLILAVVTLRGGAWRIQALENVTLVDPMTGNTMLRP is encoded by the coding sequence ATGACCGCGGGGACGGAGCCCGCAGCGATCACCGCGCGTTTCCAGGACGCGTGGAACACGCATGACATGGCGGCGTTCGGGGACCTGTTCCATCCGGGTGCGACCTTCGTGAACCGGTTCGGAACCTATTGGCGCGGAGTGGACCAGATCGTCGCCGGCCACGCCCGCATCCACGCTTCGATCTATCGCGATTCCACGCTCGCGATCGACGCACCCGATATCGATCCGATCGGCGACGAGGCCGCGATCCTGCATTTCTGGACGCGGCTCAGTGCCGGCGCCGCGCATCCGGCAGGGCCGCACCAGGTCGACACCTTGATCCTTGCGGTGGTGACGCTCCGCGGCGGCGCGTGGCGCATCCAGGCGCTCGAGAACGTCACGCTGGTCGACCCGATGACGGGGAATACGATGCTCCGCCCCTGA
- a CDS encoding aa3-type cytochrome c oxidase subunit IV, giving the protein MAAQGDSHGDYQPGTMDISQHVKAWAGFTKFVKWSAIFVGLIMVFLAIFRTH; this is encoded by the coding sequence ATGGCCGCGCAAGGCGATTCTCACGGCGACTACCAGCCCGGCACGATGGACATCAGCCAGCATGTGAAGGCCTGGGCGGGGTTCACCAAATTCGTCAAATGGTCGGCGATCTTCGTCGGCCTGATCATGGTCTTCCTCGCCATCTTCCGGACGCATTGA
- a CDS encoding Re/Si-specific NAD(P)(+) transhydrogenase subunit alpha — translation MKLAILKERQGGETRVAASPDTVKKFKGLGLDVAVETGAGAGARISDADYETAGAGIAPDAGAALAGADIVLGVRAPEAGAIAQMKAGAVLAALLAPYTDKDTPVKLAAQGVDAFAMELLPRISRAQAMDVLSSQANLAGYKAVIDAAAQFGRAMPMMMTAAGTIAPARVLVMGVGVAGLQAIATARRLGAIVSATDVRPATKEQVESLGATFVAVMDEEFKNAQTAAGYAKPMSAEYQAKQAALIAETIRKQDIVITTALIPGRKAPVLVTEEMIKTMKPGSVIVDLAAEQGGNTPLTKADEVVEVHGVTIMGYTNLAGRLAIDASSLYARNLFNFVSLIVDKKTGALALNWDDEIVKGAGLTRDGQVVHPALKG, via the coding sequence ATGAAACTCGCGATCCTCAAGGAGCGCCAGGGCGGCGAGACCCGCGTCGCGGCCTCGCCCGACACCGTCAAGAAGTTCAAGGGCCTCGGCCTGGACGTTGCGGTGGAGACGGGCGCGGGCGCGGGCGCGCGGATCTCCGATGCGGATTACGAGACGGCGGGCGCGGGCATTGCGCCCGATGCCGGCGCGGCGCTGGCGGGAGCCGATATCGTGCTGGGTGTGCGGGCGCCGGAGGCCGGCGCGATCGCCCAGATGAAGGCCGGCGCGGTGCTGGCCGCGCTGTTGGCGCCTTATACCGACAAGGACACGCCGGTGAAGCTGGCGGCGCAGGGCGTCGACGCCTTCGCTATGGAGCTCCTGCCGCGCATCTCCCGCGCCCAGGCGATGGACGTGCTCTCGAGCCAGGCCAATCTCGCCGGCTACAAGGCGGTGATCGATGCCGCGGCGCAGTTCGGCCGCGCCATGCCGATGATGATGACGGCCGCGGGCACCATCGCCCCGGCCCGCGTGCTGGTGATGGGCGTCGGCGTCGCCGGCCTGCAGGCCATCGCGACCGCGCGCCGGCTCGGCGCCATCGTCTCGGCCACCGACGTGCGGCCGGCCACCAAGGAGCAGGTGGAATCGCTCGGCGCCACCTTCGTCGCGGTGATGGACGAGGAGTTCAAGAACGCCCAGACCGCCGCCGGCTATGCCAAGCCGATGAGTGCCGAATACCAGGCCAAGCAGGCGGCGCTGATCGCCGAGACCATCCGGAAGCAGGACATCGTGATCACCACCGCACTGATCCCGGGCCGCAAGGCGCCGGTGCTGGTGACGGAGGAGATGATCAAGACGATGAAGCCGGGCTCGGTGATCGTCGACCTCGCGGCGGAGCAGGGCGGCAACACGCCCCTGACCAAGGCCGATGAAGTCGTCGAGGTCCATGGCGTGACCATCATGGGCTACACCAATCTCGCCGGCCGGCTGGCGATCGACGCCTCGTCGCTCTATGCCCGCAACCTGTTCAATTTCGTCTCCCTGATCGTCGACAAGAAGACCGGCGCGCTGGCGCTGAACTGGGACGACGAGATCGTGAAGGGTGCCGGCCTGACGCGCGACGGCCAGGTCGTGCATCCGGCGCTGAAAGGCTGA